The following coding sequences are from one Vulpes vulpes isolate BD-2025 chromosome 12, VulVul3, whole genome shotgun sequence window:
- the SREBF1 gene encoding sterol regulatory element-binding protein 1 isoform X5, which translates to MDEPPFSDAALEQALAEPCELDAALLTDIEDMLQLINNQDSDFPGLFDPPYAGGGAGSTDPASPDASSPGSLSPSPATMSSPLDGFLGGPKATPPPSSPPQPAPTSLKMYPPGPAFSPGPGIKEEPLPLTILQPPTPQPLPGSLLPQSFPAPAPPQFSSAPALGYPGPTGGFSTGTPPGSTPQPLPGLPLASLPGVPPVSLHTQVQNAAPQPLLTATANPTAAPGTTTVTSQIQQVPVLLQPHFIKADSLLLTTMKTDMATTVKAAGISSLAPGTAVQTGPLQTLVSGGTILATVPLVVDTEKLPINRLAAGGKALGSAQNRGEKRTAHNAIEKRYRSSINDKIVELKDLVVGTEAKLNKSAVLRKAIDYIRFLQQSNQKLKQENLSLRTAAHKSKSLKDLVSVCGGGANTDVPMESGKAEVVDTLSPPPSDAGSPSQSSPLSLGGKSGGSAGSGSDSEPDSPVFEDSQVKPEQLLSPHSRGMLDRSRLALCTLIFLCLSCNPLASLLGSWGPPSPSDAGSTYHGPGRNVLGTEGRDGPVWTPWLLPPLIWLTNGLLVLTSLALLFIYGEPVTRPHSGPAVHFWRHRKQADLDLARGDFPQAAQQLWLALRALGRPLPTSHLDLACSLLWNLIRHLLQRLWVGRWLAGRAGGLHKDCALQADARTSARDAALVYHKLHQLHTMGKYTGGHLTAANLALSALNLAECAGDAVSVATLAEIYVAAALRVKTSLPRALHFLTRFFLSSARQACLAQSGSVPLAMQWLCHPVGHRFFVDGDWAVCSAPRESLYSLAGNPVDPLAQVTQLFREHLLERALNCVAQPSPSPGSADGDREFSDALGYLQLLNSCSDAAGAPACSFSISSSMATTTGTDPMAKWWASLTTMVIHWLRRDEEAAERLYPLVEHLPRALQESERPLPRAALHSFKAARALLGRGKAESGPASLAICEKASGYLQDSLATTPAGSSIDKAMQLLLCDLLLVARTSLWRRQQPPAPTQASQGPGTGAQASALELRGFQRDLSGLRRLAQSFRPAMRRAQWPSWSHGPRGGSTPRPCCWPPATCLPAFCRRPGSAWVCWPRRRAPSRSSAIAACCTTASKCSCAWAAGPPSPPARSPSAAPPGRSLDGQRQRWRPRVHGAATYRTVSGGGGGGWEWEAHRGFCCLLTWLAGGGATPPPHCTPTRLAAASLVLTSGGRSGDCRGSLPCRHQVAFPSPTSGRGTFH; encoded by the exons aCATGCTTCAGCTCATCAACAACCAAGACAGCGACTTCCCAGGCCTGTTCGACCCACCCTATgccgggggtggggcagggagcacAGACCCTGCCAGTCCTGATGCCAGCTCCCCAGGCAGCTTGTCCCCATCTCCTGCCACAATGAGCTCTCCACTGGATGGATTCCTGGGGGGACCCAAGGCGACACCTCCACCCTCgtcccctccccagcctgcccccaCCTCACTGAAGATGTACCCACCTGGGCCTGCTTTCTCCCCTGGGCCTGGCATCAAGGAGGAGCCACTGCCGCTGACTATCCTGCAGCCCCCAACCCCGCAGCCCTTGCCAGGGTCCCTCCTGCCCCAGAGCTTCCCGGCTCCAGCCCCACCACAGTTCAGCTCTGCCCCTGCATTGGGCTATCCCGGCCCCACTGGAGGCTTCTCCACAG GGACCCCTCCAGGGAGCACCCCGCAGCCGCTGCCTGGCCTGCCACTGGCTTCCCTGCCAGGGGTCCCGCCCGTCTCCTTGCACACCCAGGTCCAGAATGCGGCCCCCCAGCCGCTGTTGACAGCCACAGCCAACCCCACAGCAGCCCCCGGAACAACCACTGTGACCTCGCAGATCCAGCAGGTCCCG GTCCTGCTGCAGCCCCACTTCATCAAGGCTGACTCTTTGCTTCTGACAACCATGAAAACAGACATGGCAACCACTGTGAAGGCAGCGGGTATCAGCTCCCTGGCCCCTGGCACGGCTGTACAAACGGGGCCCTTGCAG ACCCTGGTGAGCGGAGGAACTATCCTGGCGACGGTACCGCTGGTAGTGGACACTGAGAAGCTGCCCATCAACCGGCTAGCAGCTGGTGGCAAGGCCCTGGGCTCGGCTCAGAACCGTGGTGAGAAGCGCACAGCCCACAACGCCATTGAGAAGCGCTACCGTTCCTCCATCAACGACAAAATCGTGGAGCTCAAGGACCTGGTGGTGGGCACTGAAGCAAAG ctGAATAAGTCTGCTGTATTGCGCAAGGCCATCGATTACATCCGCTTCCTACAACAGAGCAACCAGAAGCTCAAGCAGGAGAACCTAAGTCTCCGCACTGCTGCCCACAAAAGCA AGTCACTGAAGGACCTGGTATCAGTCTGTGGTGGAGGAGCAAATACAGACGTGCCCATGGAGAGCGGGAAGGCTGAGGTGGTGGACACACTTAGCCCGCCACCCTCGGACGCTGGCTCGCCGTCTCAGAGCAGCCCCTTGTCCCTGGGAGGCAAGAGCGGTGGCAGTGCCGGCAGTGGCAGTGACTCGGAGCCTGACAGCCCAGTCTTTGAGGATAGCCAG GTGAAGCCGGAGCAGCTGCTGTCCCCCCACAGCCGGGGTATGCTGGACCGCTCCCGCCTGGCCCTGTGCACCCttatcttcctctgcctctcctgcaaCCCCCTGGCCTCCTTGCTGGGCAGCTGGGGTCCCCCCAGCCCCTCGGATGCTGGCAGCACCTACCATGGTCCTGGCCGCAATGTGCTAGGCACCGAGGGCAGAG ATGGCCCTGTCTGGACCCCGTGGCTGCTGCCCCCGCTGATCTGGCTAACCAATGGGCTGCTGGTGCTCACCTCCTTGGCGCTTCTCTTCATCTATGGAGAGCCGGTCACGCGGCCCCACTCTGGCCCTGCTGTGCACTTCTGGAGGCATCGCAAACAGGCTGACCTGGATCTGGCTCGG GGAGACTTTCCTCAAGCTGCACAGCAGCTGTGGCTGGCCCTGCGGGCCCTGGGCCGGccgctccccacctcccacctggaCCTGGCCTGTAGCCTACTCTGGAACCTCATCCGCCACCTGCTGCAGCGTCTCTGGGTGGGCCGATGGCTGGCAGGCCGGGCAGGGGGCCTGCACAAGGACTGTGCCCTGCAGGCGGACGCCCGCACCAGCGCCCGGGACGCGGCACTCGTCTACCACAAGCTGCACCAGCTGCATACCATGG GGAAGTACACAGGCGGGCACCTCACTGCCGCCAATCTGGCACTGAGTGCCCTCAACCTGGCAGAATGCGCAGGGGATGCCGTGTCCGTGGCCACGCTGGCTGAGATCTATGTGGCCGCTGCACTGAGGGTCAAGACCAGTCTCCCGAGGGCCTTGCATTTTCTGACA CGCTTCTTCCTGAGTAGTGCCCGCCAGGCCTGCCTGGCACAGAGCGGCTCGGTACCTCTTGCCATGCAGTGGCTATGCCACCCTGTGGGCCACCGTTTCTTCGTGGATGGGGACTGGGCCGTGTGCAGTGCCCCAAGGGAGAGCCTGTACAGCTTGGCCGGCAACCCAG TGGACCCCTTGGCCCAGGTGACCCAGCTGTTCCGCGAACATCTCTTGGAGAGGGCACTGAATTGTGTGGCTCAGCCCAGTCCCAGCCCTGGATCAGCTGACGGGGACAG GGAGTTCTCTGACGCCCTTGGGTACCTACAGCTGCTGAACAGCTGTTCTGATGCTGCCGGGGCTCCTGCTTGCAGCTTCTCCATCAGCTCCAGCATGGCCACCACCACTG GCACAGACCCCATGGCCAAGTGGTGGGCCTCACTGACCACCATGGTGATCCACTGGCTGCGGCGTGATGAGGAGGCGGCCGAGCGGCTATACCCGCTGGTGGAGCACCTGCCCCGTGCCCTGCAGGAGTCTGA GAGACCCCTGCCCCGGGCGGCTCTGCACTCCTTCAAGGCTGCCCGGGCCCTGCTGGGCCGCGGGAAGGCAGAGTCTGGCCCAGCCAGCCTGGCCATCTGTGAGAAGGCCAGTGGGTACCTGCAGGACAGCCTGGCGACCACACCAGCTGGGAGCTCCATTGACAAG gccatgCAGCTGCTCCTGTGTGACTTGCTCCTGGTGGCACGAACTAGCCTGTGGCGGCGGCAGCAGCCGCCCGCACCCACCCAGGCCTCGCAGGGCCCTGGCACCGGGGCCCAGGCTTCTGCCCTCGAACTGCGTGgcttccagcgggacctgagcgGCCTGAGGCGTCTGGCACAGAGCTTCCGGCCCGCCATGCGGAGG GCGCAGTGGCCGAGCTGGAGCCACGGCCCACGCGGCGGGAGCACGCCGAGGCCCTGCTGCTGGCCTCCTGCTACTTGCCTCCCGGCTTTCTGTCGGCGCCCGGGCAGCGCGTGGGTATGCTGGCCGAGGCGGCGCGCACCCTCGAGAAGCTCGGCGATCGCCGCCTGCTGCACGACTGCCAGCAAATGCTCATGCGCCTGGGCGGCGGGACCACCGTCACCTCCAGCTAGATCCCCGTCCGCGGCCCCGCCGGGCCGGAGCCTCGACGGCCAGAGGCAGCGCTGGAGACCCCGTGTCCACGGTGCAGCTACGTACCGCACtgtctcggggggggggggggggggttgggaaTGGGAGGCACATAGGGGCTTTTGCTGCCTCTTGACCTGGTTGGCCGGAGGGGGCGcgaccccacccccccactgcaCCCCAACCCGACTTGCGGCGGCCAGCCTGGTGCTGACCTCTGGTGGCCGATCGGGGGATTGCAGGGGCTCCTTGCCCTGCAGGCACCAAGtggcttttccctctcccacgTCAGGGAGGGGTACATTTCACTGA
- the SREBF1 gene encoding sterol regulatory element-binding protein 1 isoform X1 encodes MDEPPFSDAALEQALAEPCELDAALLTDIEDMLQLINNQDSDFPGLFDPPYAGGGAGSTDPASPDASSPGSLSPSPATMSSPLDGFLGGPKATPPPSSPPQPAPTSLKMYPPGPAFSPGPGIKEEPLPLTILQPPTPQPLPGSLLPQSFPAPAPPQFSSAPALGYPGPTGGFSTGTPPGSTPQPLPGLPLASLPGVPPVSLHTQVQNAAPQPLLTATANPTAAPGTTTVTSQIQQVPVLLQPHFIKADSLLLTTMKTDMATTVKAAGISSLAPGTAVQTGPLQTLVSGGTILATVPLVVDTEKLPINRLAAGGKALGSAQNRGEKRTAHNAIEKRYRSSINDKIVELKDLVVGTEAKLNKSAVLRKAIDYIRFLQQSNQKLKQENLSLRTAAHKSKSLKDLVSVCGGGANTDVPMESGKAEVVDTLSPPPSDAGSPSQSSPLSLGGKSGGSAGSGSDSEPDSPVFEDSQVKPEQLLSPHSRGMLDRSRLALCTLIFLCLSCNPLASLLGSWGPPSPSDAGSTYHGPGRNVLGTEGRDGPVWTPWLLPPLIWLTNGLLVLTSLALLFIYGEPVTRPHSGPAVHFWRHRKQADLDLARGDFPQAAQQLWLALRALGRPLPTSHLDLACSLLWNLIRHLLQRLWVGRWLAGRAGGLHKDCALQADARTSARDAALVYHKLHQLHTMGKYTGGHLTAANLALSALNLAECAGDAVSVATLAEIYVAAALRVKTSLPRALHFLTRFFLSSARQACLAQSGSVPLAMQWLCHPVGHRFFVDGDWAVCSAPRESLYSLAGNPVDPLAQVTQLFREHLLERALNCVAQPSPSPGSADGDREFSDALGYLQLLNSCSDAAGAPACSFSISSSMATTTGTDPMAKWWASLTTMVIHWLRRDEEAAERLYPLVEHLPRALQESERPLPRAALHSFKAARALLGRGKAESGPASLAICEKASGYLQDSLATTPAGSSIDKAMQLLLCDLLLVARTSLWRRQQPPAPTQASQGPGTGAQASALELRGFQRDLSGLRRLAQSFRPAMRRVFLHEATARLMAGASPTRTHQLLDRSLRRRAGPCGKGAVAELEPRPTRREHAEALLLASCYLPPGFLSAPGQRVGMLAEAARTLEKLGDRRLLHDCQQMLMRLGGGTTVTSS; translated from the exons aCATGCTTCAGCTCATCAACAACCAAGACAGCGACTTCCCAGGCCTGTTCGACCCACCCTATgccgggggtggggcagggagcacAGACCCTGCCAGTCCTGATGCCAGCTCCCCAGGCAGCTTGTCCCCATCTCCTGCCACAATGAGCTCTCCACTGGATGGATTCCTGGGGGGACCCAAGGCGACACCTCCACCCTCgtcccctccccagcctgcccccaCCTCACTGAAGATGTACCCACCTGGGCCTGCTTTCTCCCCTGGGCCTGGCATCAAGGAGGAGCCACTGCCGCTGACTATCCTGCAGCCCCCAACCCCGCAGCCCTTGCCAGGGTCCCTCCTGCCCCAGAGCTTCCCGGCTCCAGCCCCACCACAGTTCAGCTCTGCCCCTGCATTGGGCTATCCCGGCCCCACTGGAGGCTTCTCCACAG GGACCCCTCCAGGGAGCACCCCGCAGCCGCTGCCTGGCCTGCCACTGGCTTCCCTGCCAGGGGTCCCGCCCGTCTCCTTGCACACCCAGGTCCAGAATGCGGCCCCCCAGCCGCTGTTGACAGCCACAGCCAACCCCACAGCAGCCCCCGGAACAACCACTGTGACCTCGCAGATCCAGCAGGTCCCG GTCCTGCTGCAGCCCCACTTCATCAAGGCTGACTCTTTGCTTCTGACAACCATGAAAACAGACATGGCAACCACTGTGAAGGCAGCGGGTATCAGCTCCCTGGCCCCTGGCACGGCTGTACAAACGGGGCCCTTGCAG ACCCTGGTGAGCGGAGGAACTATCCTGGCGACGGTACCGCTGGTAGTGGACACTGAGAAGCTGCCCATCAACCGGCTAGCAGCTGGTGGCAAGGCCCTGGGCTCGGCTCAGAACCGTGGTGAGAAGCGCACAGCCCACAACGCCATTGAGAAGCGCTACCGTTCCTCCATCAACGACAAAATCGTGGAGCTCAAGGACCTGGTGGTGGGCACTGAAGCAAAG ctGAATAAGTCTGCTGTATTGCGCAAGGCCATCGATTACATCCGCTTCCTACAACAGAGCAACCAGAAGCTCAAGCAGGAGAACCTAAGTCTCCGCACTGCTGCCCACAAAAGCA AGTCACTGAAGGACCTGGTATCAGTCTGTGGTGGAGGAGCAAATACAGACGTGCCCATGGAGAGCGGGAAGGCTGAGGTGGTGGACACACTTAGCCCGCCACCCTCGGACGCTGGCTCGCCGTCTCAGAGCAGCCCCTTGTCCCTGGGAGGCAAGAGCGGTGGCAGTGCCGGCAGTGGCAGTGACTCGGAGCCTGACAGCCCAGTCTTTGAGGATAGCCAG GTGAAGCCGGAGCAGCTGCTGTCCCCCCACAGCCGGGGTATGCTGGACCGCTCCCGCCTGGCCCTGTGCACCCttatcttcctctgcctctcctgcaaCCCCCTGGCCTCCTTGCTGGGCAGCTGGGGTCCCCCCAGCCCCTCGGATGCTGGCAGCACCTACCATGGTCCTGGCCGCAATGTGCTAGGCACCGAGGGCAGAG ATGGCCCTGTCTGGACCCCGTGGCTGCTGCCCCCGCTGATCTGGCTAACCAATGGGCTGCTGGTGCTCACCTCCTTGGCGCTTCTCTTCATCTATGGAGAGCCGGTCACGCGGCCCCACTCTGGCCCTGCTGTGCACTTCTGGAGGCATCGCAAACAGGCTGACCTGGATCTGGCTCGG GGAGACTTTCCTCAAGCTGCACAGCAGCTGTGGCTGGCCCTGCGGGCCCTGGGCCGGccgctccccacctcccacctggaCCTGGCCTGTAGCCTACTCTGGAACCTCATCCGCCACCTGCTGCAGCGTCTCTGGGTGGGCCGATGGCTGGCAGGCCGGGCAGGGGGCCTGCACAAGGACTGTGCCCTGCAGGCGGACGCCCGCACCAGCGCCCGGGACGCGGCACTCGTCTACCACAAGCTGCACCAGCTGCATACCATGG GGAAGTACACAGGCGGGCACCTCACTGCCGCCAATCTGGCACTGAGTGCCCTCAACCTGGCAGAATGCGCAGGGGATGCCGTGTCCGTGGCCACGCTGGCTGAGATCTATGTGGCCGCTGCACTGAGGGTCAAGACCAGTCTCCCGAGGGCCTTGCATTTTCTGACA CGCTTCTTCCTGAGTAGTGCCCGCCAGGCCTGCCTGGCACAGAGCGGCTCGGTACCTCTTGCCATGCAGTGGCTATGCCACCCTGTGGGCCACCGTTTCTTCGTGGATGGGGACTGGGCCGTGTGCAGTGCCCCAAGGGAGAGCCTGTACAGCTTGGCCGGCAACCCAG TGGACCCCTTGGCCCAGGTGACCCAGCTGTTCCGCGAACATCTCTTGGAGAGGGCACTGAATTGTGTGGCTCAGCCCAGTCCCAGCCCTGGATCAGCTGACGGGGACAG GGAGTTCTCTGACGCCCTTGGGTACCTACAGCTGCTGAACAGCTGTTCTGATGCTGCCGGGGCTCCTGCTTGCAGCTTCTCCATCAGCTCCAGCATGGCCACCACCACTG GCACAGACCCCATGGCCAAGTGGTGGGCCTCACTGACCACCATGGTGATCCACTGGCTGCGGCGTGATGAGGAGGCGGCCGAGCGGCTATACCCGCTGGTGGAGCACCTGCCCCGTGCCCTGCAGGAGTCTGA GAGACCCCTGCCCCGGGCGGCTCTGCACTCCTTCAAGGCTGCCCGGGCCCTGCTGGGCCGCGGGAAGGCAGAGTCTGGCCCAGCCAGCCTGGCCATCTGTGAGAAGGCCAGTGGGTACCTGCAGGACAGCCTGGCGACCACACCAGCTGGGAGCTCCATTGACAAG gccatgCAGCTGCTCCTGTGTGACTTGCTCCTGGTGGCACGAACTAGCCTGTGGCGGCGGCAGCAGCCGCCCGCACCCACCCAGGCCTCGCAGGGCCCTGGCACCGGGGCCCAGGCTTCTGCCCTCGAACTGCGTGgcttccagcgggacctgagcgGCCTGAGGCGTCTGGCACAGAGCTTCCGGCCCGCCATGCGGAGG gtGTTTCTGCACGAGGCCACGGCCCGGCTGATGGCAGGGGCCAGCCCCACGCGGACGCACCAGCTCCTGGACCGCAGCCTGCGGAGGAGGGCAGGCCCCTGCGGCAAAG GCGCAGTGGCCGAGCTGGAGCCACGGCCCACGCGGCGGGAGCACGCCGAGGCCCTGCTGCTGGCCTCCTGCTACTTGCCTCCCGGCTTTCTGTCGGCGCCCGGGCAGCGCGTGGGTATGCTGGCCGAGGCGGCGCGCACCCTCGAGAAGCTCGGCGATCGCCGCCTGCTGCACGACTGCCAGCAAATGCTCATGCGCCTGGGCGGCGGGACCACCGTCACCTCCAGCTAG